A stretch of the bacterium genome encodes the following:
- a CDS encoding GNAT family N-acetyltransferase, with protein MNIRLLKTSDKPYWLRMRCKLWPDTAEQEHQREMQIFSARANYLVWIAESEEGDIAGFLEAQTCNRADGCLSDSILFIEGWWVEENFRRRGVGHALMRTAEAWAREHGCQELASDTWLDNEESHAAHLSFGFEEVDRNITYKKTL; from the coding sequence TTGAACATCCGTCTCCTGAAAACTTCCGATAAGCCCTACTGGCTTCGCATGCGCTGCAAGCTCTGGCCCGACACAGCAGAGCAGGAGCATCAGCGGGAGATGCAAATCTTCAGCGCGCGGGCAAACTACCTCGTCTGGATTGCGGAGTCTGAGGAAGGTGATATTGCCGGATTTCTCGAAGCGCAAACGTGCAATCGCGCCGATGGCTGTTTGAGCGATTCTATCCTGTTTATAGAGGGTTGGTGGGTTGAGGAAAATTTCCGCCGACGCGGTGTCGGCCACGCCCTGATGCGCACCGCCGAAGCGTGGGCACGCGAACACGGCTGTCAGGAACTCGCCAGCGATACGTGGTTGGACAACGAAGAGTCCCACGCCGCGCACCTGTCCTTCGGTTTTGAAGAAGTGGACCGCAACATCACCTACAAGAAAACCTTGTAG
- a CDS encoding NAD(P)-dependent alcohol dehydrogenase, protein MKAITFYNYGSPDELKYEDVPQPTPKDDEVLVKIHASSVNAADWHLLRADPFPVRFMLGLTKPKAKFRILGGDIAGTVESVGQNVREFKAGDAVFGDVFDDGLGGFSEYKCAREKFLVAKPHNLSFEEAAAVPLAAVTAYYGLCDICKVQPGQQVLINGAAGGVGTYAVQVAKALGAEITAVCSARNLQQARELGADHVIDYAQENFTQGDKRYDAIFCINGYYPIGDFKRVLAPNGIYAMAGGGNKLLLEAMFLAPLHSMFGKKKMQLVASKPHKGRLTAVKDLIEAGKLRPVIEKSYPLRETAEAIRYVETGHARGKVVIQIA, encoded by the coding sequence ATGAAGGCCATCACCTTCTACAACTACGGTTCGCCGGATGAATTGAAGTATGAAGATGTCCCGCAGCCGACACCAAAGGATGACGAAGTATTAGTTAAGATTCACGCATCCTCCGTGAACGCGGCGGATTGGCACCTGCTGCGGGCGGATCCGTTTCCAGTGCGGTTCATGTTGGGGCTGACGAAGCCGAAAGCGAAGTTCCGGATTCTCGGCGGAGACATTGCGGGCACGGTCGAATCAGTCGGCCAAAATGTACGCGAGTTCAAAGCTGGCGACGCAGTCTTCGGCGACGTCTTCGATGACGGATTGGGCGGATTCTCAGAATACAAATGCGCACGCGAGAAATTTCTGGTTGCCAAGCCGCACAATTTGTCTTTCGAAGAAGCCGCTGCCGTGCCCCTCGCTGCTGTGACTGCGTACTACGGCTTGTGCGACATCTGTAAGGTTCAGCCGGGACAGCAAGTGCTGATCAACGGCGCCGCCGGCGGAGTCGGAACCTATGCGGTGCAAGTCGCCAAAGCGCTTGGTGCCGAAATCACCGCCGTCTGCAGCGCGCGCAATCTTCAGCAGGCGCGCGAACTCGGAGCGGATCATGTGATAGACTATGCGCAGGAAAATTTCACGCAGGGCGACAAGCGTTACGACGCGATCTTCTGTATCAACGGCTATTATCCGATCGGAGATTTCAAACGAGTGCTCGCGCCAAACGGTATCTATGCGATGGCTGGCGGCGGCAACAAATTGCTGTTGGAAGCGATGTTCCTCGCTCCGTTACATTCAATGTTCGGCAAAAAGAAGATGCAGTTGGTTGCGTCGAAACCTCACAAAGGCAGACTCACGGCCGTCAAAGACCTCATCGAAGCAGGCAAGCTTCGTCCGGTGATTGAAAAGAGCTATCCATTGCGGGAAACCGCCGAAGCAATTCGCTACGTCGAAACCGGCCACGCTCGCGGCAAAGTCGTGATTCAGATAGCATAG
- a CDS encoding carbon starvation protein A: MLLLIILTSALILVVAYKTYGNLLARLLRLDGSRKTPAVEFNDGVDYDPIDWKFLMSQHFSAIAAAGPIVGPIIAGMMFGWLPTLLWILLGAIFIGGIHDFGSLVASIRHKARSIAEVVREHMTRRSYVLFLAFVWIALIYIIVAFTDIVAGSFVGTITLENGQRVSGSGIATSSLLYLALPIVMAFVLRMTKLSLLTTTLIFLPLVGAAIWFGQYLPLDIASWFGVSDLAAQKIWVVALLIYCFIAAVAPMWILLQPRGHLGGFFLFAALLAGAFGVLFSGSDVQYPAFIAWNVPSGAGTASLFPILFITVACGACSGFHSIIASGTSSKQLKNELDAKKVGYGSMLLEAMVAVVSLACVMILSKEAISGLGGKPNFIYALGLGRFMEVLGIPASFGVLFGLMAFTTFVYDTLDVCTRLGRYILQELLGWQGALGRYVATAITAFVPFFFVMQTVTDRSGNVIPSWRVFWPLFGASNQLLAAIGLLGLTVWLHRTYRARWVWPVVGLPTLVMYLMSGWALLQYVNSGFITPTGFTLPDNFVPWVALVLIVLAVLLLWEAIKIFTKPDDTVGALHVPQTTA, encoded by the coding sequence ATGCTCCTCCTGATCATTCTAACCTCCGCGCTGATCCTCGTCGTGGCCTATAAGACCTACGGCAATCTGCTCGCACGGTTGCTCAGGTTGGACGGGAGCAGAAAAACGCCGGCGGTGGAATTCAACGACGGCGTGGACTACGATCCGATTGACTGGAAGTTCCTGATGAGTCAGCACTTTTCGGCCATCGCCGCGGCCGGACCGATTGTCGGACCCATCATCGCGGGCATGATGTTCGGCTGGCTGCCGACCTTATTGTGGATTCTGCTCGGCGCGATCTTCATCGGCGGCATTCACGACTTCGGGTCGCTCGTCGCCTCGATTCGCCACAAAGCCCGCTCGATTGCTGAAGTCGTGCGCGAACACATGACGCGCCGCAGCTACGTGCTCTTCCTTGCTTTCGTCTGGATCGCGCTGATCTATATAATAGTCGCGTTCACCGACATTGTGGCGGGCAGCTTCGTCGGAACGATTACTCTCGAAAACGGCCAACGCGTCAGCGGCTCGGGCATCGCCACCTCGTCCCTGCTCTATCTCGCGCTGCCGATTGTCATGGCCTTCGTGCTCAGGATGACCAAGCTCTCGTTGCTCACAACCACGTTGATCTTCCTCCCGCTGGTCGGAGCGGCCATCTGGTTCGGCCAATATCTTCCGCTGGATATTGCGAGCTGGTTTGGAGTCAGCGACCTCGCCGCGCAGAAAATCTGGGTCGTCGCTCTCCTTATATATTGTTTCATTGCAGCGGTCGCTCCGATGTGGATTCTGCTGCAGCCGCGCGGACACTTGGGCGGATTCTTTCTGTTCGCCGCGCTCTTGGCCGGAGCTTTCGGCGTTCTCTTCAGCGGCAGCGACGTTCAGTATCCCGCGTTCATCGCCTGGAATGTTCCCTCTGGTGCGGGCACGGCCTCGCTCTTTCCCATTCTCTTCATCACCGTCGCCTGCGGCGCGTGCAGCGGATTTCATTCGATTATCGCCAGCGGCACCAGTTCAAAACAGCTGAAGAACGAACTCGACGCGAAGAAAGTCGGCTACGGTTCGATGCTGCTCGAAGCGATGGTCGCGGTGGTCTCGCTCGCCTGCGTGATGATTCTTTCGAAGGAGGCGATTTCCGGTCTCGGCGGCAAACCGAACTTCATCTACGCGCTCGGACTTGGCCGCTTCATGGAAGTCCTCGGAATTCCCGCAAGCTTCGGAGTGCTGTTCGGCTTGATGGCTTTTACGACGTTTGTCTATGACACGCTCGACGTCTGCACGCGTCTGGGCCGTTACATCCTGCAGGAGCTGCTCGGCTGGCAGGGCGCGCTCGGACGATATGTTGCGACAGCGATCACCGCGTTTGTGCCGTTCTTCTTCGTCATGCAGACGGTGACGGACAGAAGCGGCAATGTGATTCCGAGTTGGCGCGTCTTCTGGCCTTTGTTTGGTGCGAGCAATCAACTGCTCGCGGCAATCGGTCTGCTCGGCTTGACCGTCTGGCTCCATCGCACCTATCGTGCGCGTTGGGTCTGGCCCGTCGTCGGCCTCCCCACTTTGGTGATGTATCTGATGAGCGGCTGGGCTTTGCTGCAATATGTAAACAGTGGTTTTATTACGCCGACCGGCTTCACGCTGCCGGATAACTTCGTGCCGTGGGTTGCGCTCGTGTTAATCGTGCTCGCAGTGTTGTTATTATGGGAAGCAATTAAGATCTTTACAAAACCCGATGACACGGTAGGAGCACTGCACGTTCCGCAAACAACAGCATGA
- a CDS encoding DUF4396 domain-containing protein gives MRHPKVNHVHHHSHEHAPTHTAPKTESVWPFAISATWHCLLGCGIGEITGMIIATALHWEPVPSIILAVIMGIIGGFALGIVPWLKHGYSFAAAAKKVLVIEGLSILVMETAQVLTEIYTPGVMEAHLTDGIFWLGMLLALAAGFIAALPVNYMFAKRGIRHAH, from the coding sequence ATGAGGCATCCGAAAGTGAACCACGTACATCATCACTCCCACGAGCACGCGCCAACACACACCGCACCGAAGACCGAATCCGTTTGGCCATTCGCCATTAGCGCGACGTGGCATTGTCTGCTCGGCTGTGGCATCGGTGAAATCACCGGCATGATCATCGCCACCGCCTTACACTGGGAGCCGGTGCCGTCGATCATTCTCGCGGTCATCATGGGAATCATCGGCGGCTTCGCCTTGGGTATTGTGCCGTGGTTGAAACATGGCTATAGTTTTGCCGCCGCCGCTAAGAAAGTCCTGGTGATTGAAGGCCTGAGCATTCTCGTTATGGAGACGGCGCAGGTCTTGACGGAAATCTACACTCCGGGCGTCATGGAAGCGCATCTCACCGATGGCATCTTCTGGCTCGGAATGCTGCTTGCGCTCGCCGCCGGATTCATCGCCGCGCTGCCCGTCAATTATATGTTCGCCAAGCGCGGGATTCGTCACGCACATTAA
- a CDS encoding TfoX/Sxy family protein: MSIHQDILDYYVERLALLGKVSVKKMFGGAGFYLNGRVFAITDGDTVYLKSDEENRARFESRRMKQFVPFEDKPEQKMNYYSLSSEDLEDDDALRELGRLAIEAAARAAHKKQPAKTKRVKSKP; the protein is encoded by the coding sequence ATGAGCATCCATCAGGACATCCTTGATTACTACGTTGAACGTCTCGCGTTGCTCGGCAAGGTGAGTGTTAAGAAGATGTTCGGTGGCGCGGGCTTCTATTTGAACGGACGCGTCTTTGCGATCACCGACGGCGATACCGTCTACTTGAAAAGCGATGAAGAGAACCGCGCACGCTTCGAATCGCGCAGGATGAAACAATTCGTTCCGTTCGAAGACAAGCCCGAGCAGAAGATGAATTACTACTCATTGTCTTCTGAGGATTTGGAAGACGACGATGCGCTTCGTGAGTTAGGCAGACTCGCCATCGAAGCAGCGGCTCGCGCCGCGCACAAAAAGCAACCTGCCAAAACAAAGCGAGTGAAATCAAAACCGTAG
- the mnmG gene encoding tRNA uridine-5-carboxymethylaminomethyl(34) synthesis enzyme MnmG, which translates to MPISHIYDVVVIGGGHAGIEAALATARMGFRTCLVTQNLQTIGQMSCNPAIGGLAKGQLVKEIDALGGEMGRLADLATVQFRMLNRSKGPAVWSPRAQCDRGLYAREARKTLEGQRNLDLKQNTIIDFETAGGRLTACIAQSGQRIECRAAVLCAGTFLNGLLHMGDWQLPGGRIGEAPALVLTEMLMKHGFEVGRLKTGTPPRLDGRTIDYTRCEYQPGDGRIVPFSVRSGKSVTDQLACHLTYTNTKTHEILRNGLHKSPLFAGRIQGRGPRYCPSIEDKIVRFADKDRHQIFLEPEGWDTFEVYMNGFSSSLPEEIQFEALRTVPGLEQTEMMRPGYAVEYDFFPAHQLHYSLETKVIDGLFFAGQINGTTGYEEAAAQGLIAGINAGQKLNGGQSLTLGRDQAYIGVLIDDLITKTPDEPYRMFTSRAEHRLILRQDNADLRLTDIGRKLGLVSDRQYDCYLEKKQKLTELTALLHETRLEELADSGLLSDPKLKGSRFAAILKRPEAELGSLLRDSSQLAGKVADDLDEDLIAAVEMDVKYEGYIQRERFRAEQVRHWEEVRLPENMDLWAVHSMSHEAREKIKHFKPKTLGQAGRISGVRPSDTSALLIHLKRTGHL; encoded by the coding sequence ATGCCCATTTCACATATATATGATGTCGTCGTGATCGGCGGCGGACACGCGGGAATCGAAGCCGCACTGGCAACCGCGCGCATGGGCTTTCGCACCTGTCTGGTCACGCAGAATCTTCAGACTATCGGCCAAATGTCCTGCAATCCGGCCATCGGCGGGCTTGCTAAAGGCCAATTAGTCAAGGAGATAGACGCACTCGGCGGCGAAATGGGCAGGCTGGCAGATTTGGCTACCGTGCAGTTCCGCATGCTGAACCGCTCCAAAGGCCCAGCCGTCTGGTCACCGCGCGCCCAGTGCGATCGCGGTCTGTATGCTCGTGAAGCACGCAAGACTTTGGAGGGCCAGCGGAATCTTGATCTCAAACAGAATACAATCATAGATTTCGAGACAGCCGGAGGTCGGCTGACGGCCTGTATCGCACAGAGCGGCCAGCGCATAGAGTGCCGTGCCGCCGTGCTTTGCGCCGGAACATTCCTGAACGGCCTGTTGCACATGGGCGATTGGCAGCTCCCGGGCGGCAGAATCGGTGAGGCTCCCGCCTTGGTCCTTACCGAAATGCTTATGAAACATGGGTTTGAAGTCGGTCGTTTGAAAACTGGCACTCCACCGCGCCTTGACGGTCGTACTATTGATTACACCCGTTGCGAGTATCAGCCCGGCGATGGCCGCATTGTTCCATTCTCGGTGCGTTCTGGAAAGTCCGTCACCGACCAACTCGCGTGCCATCTAACCTACACAAATACAAAGACTCACGAAATTCTGCGCAACGGGCTGCACAAGTCCCCGCTGTTTGCTGGCCGGATTCAGGGGCGCGGTCCGCGCTATTGCCCGTCTATTGAAGACAAGATCGTCCGCTTCGCCGATAAGGACAGGCATCAGATTTTCCTTGAACCTGAAGGCTGGGACACGTTTGAAGTCTACATGAACGGCTTCAGCTCAAGCCTTCCAGAAGAGATTCAATTTGAAGCACTTAGAACTGTTCCCGGGCTTGAACAGACCGAAATGATGCGTCCGGGTTATGCCGTTGAGTACGACTTCTTCCCTGCTCATCAGCTTCATTACTCTTTGGAAACCAAGGTGATAGACGGCCTGTTCTTCGCTGGGCAGATCAACGGCACCACCGGCTACGAGGAGGCAGCCGCGCAGGGCTTGATTGCCGGAATAAACGCTGGTCAGAAACTGAACGGCGGACAGTCTCTGACGCTGGGAAGAGATCAAGCCTATATCGGCGTGCTGATTGACGACCTCATCACGAAAACGCCCGACGAACCCTATCGGATGTTCACTTCCCGCGCCGAGCACCGTCTGATTCTGCGTCAGGACAATGCAGACCTGCGTTTAACAGATATTGGCCGCAAACTTGGATTGGTATCGGATCGGCAATACGATTGCTATTTAGAAAAGAAACAAAAGCTTACTGAGCTGACCGCCCTCCTGCACGAAACCCGTCTCGAAGAGCTGGCTGATTCCGGCTTGCTCTCCGATCCGAAACTGAAAGGCAGCCGCTTCGCAGCCATCTTGAAGCGTCCTGAAGCGGAACTCGGTTCACTACTTAGGGATAGTTCACAGCTTGCCGGAAAGGTTGCGGATGATCTCGACGAAGACCTGATTGCGGCTGTTGAAATGGATGTAAAATATGAAGGTTACATCCAGCGCGAGCGCTTCCGGGCGGAGCAGGTGCGGCACTGGGAAGAGGTGCGGCTCCCTGAGAATATGGACCTTTGGGCGGTGCACTCGATGTCTCACGAGGCCCGCGAGAAGATCAAGCACTTCAAACCCAAGACCTTGGGCCAAGCCGGGCGGATTTCCGGTGTGCGCCCTTCAGACACTTCGGCACTGCTGATCCACCTCAAGAGAACGGGCCACTTGTAA
- the rsmG gene encoding 16S rRNA (guanine(527)-N(7))-methyltransferase RsmG, which produces MNPDQLLHLEHYLTRVAEAGILLVSQADRSRLRERHLAPSLAGLELLPATGRVLDIGSGGGFPAIPLAILTPHLTWTLVESNQRKAAFLTRVSRETELTQRLTVVCQRVEKLIHSEVGRFDCITARAVTELPQLVKWCRPLLAPEGELLFWKGREWRHEAWPEELGLKLLSELNLADGGRLIKLMIDK; this is translated from the coding sequence GTGAACCCCGATCAGCTACTGCATCTCGAGCACTACCTCACCCGCGTGGCCGAAGCAGGCATCCTGCTGGTTTCTCAGGCCGATCGGTCGCGACTGCGGGAACGACACTTAGCTCCGTCTTTGGCGGGGCTTGAGCTGCTCCCGGCTACCGGCAGGGTTTTGGACATTGGCAGCGGCGGAGGGTTTCCGGCCATTCCGTTGGCTATTCTAACTCCTCACTTAACATGGACTTTGGTCGAGTCGAATCAGCGGAAAGCCGCATTTCTGACTCGTGTTTCACGTGAAACAGAGCTCACACAACGGCTTACGGTGGTTTGTCAACGTGTGGAGAAACTTATCCACTCTGAAGTTGGAAGATTCGACTGCATCACAGCCCGCGCCGTGACTGAGCTGCCCCAGTTGGTTAAATGGTGTCGGCCTTTGCTGGCGCCGGAGGGCGAGCTGCTGTTCTGGAAAGGTCGGGAATGGCGGCACGAAGCCTGGCCGGAAGAACTTGGGCTTAAATTACTCTCTGAACTCAACTTAGCCGACGGCGGCCGACTCATAAAGCTGATGATCGACAAGTGA
- the murQ gene encoding N-acetylmuramic acid 6-phosphate etherase, translated as MKEDVFKELAGLTTEARNPDTMTLDSMTTREILEAMNREDRKVPEVLASALPLIEQVVDRVVQAFQKGGRLIYIGAGTSGRLGVLDAAECPPTFGTDPWQVQGFIAGGPDALVRAVEGAEDNPDGVLHDFEMCCINEEDVVVGITASRRTPYVLGGLRHAKAHGCFTALLICNSWNEETPPNPPVNGGGPADIIIELPVGPEVLTGSTRLKAGTATKLALNMITTASWVRMGKCYENLMVDLRMGSQKLQARARRIMMEITGCDYEWADELLRSAGGELKTALMMHFRGVTSEHAREWLEEHGGKVGKMEGTK; from the coding sequence GTGAAAGAAGACGTTTTCAAGGAACTCGCCGGATTGACGACGGAAGCGCGGAATCCGGACACGATGACTCTCGACTCGATGACGACGCGCGAGATTCTCGAAGCAATGAACCGCGAAGATCGGAAAGTGCCCGAGGTGCTGGCCTCGGCGCTGCCGCTGATCGAGCAGGTGGTCGATCGGGTGGTGCAGGCCTTTCAGAAAGGCGGCCGCCTCATCTATATAGGTGCCGGAACTTCTGGACGATTAGGGGTGCTGGATGCGGCGGAGTGTCCGCCGACTTTCGGAACGGATCCCTGGCAGGTGCAGGGGTTTATTGCCGGAGGGCCGGACGCGCTGGTGCGGGCTGTGGAAGGGGCGGAAGATAACCCCGACGGCGTGCTACACGACTTTGAGATGTGTTGTATAAATGAGGAGGACGTGGTGGTGGGTATCACGGCTTCCCGCCGAACTCCTTATGTTTTAGGAGGTTTACGTCACGCGAAAGCGCACGGCTGTTTTACGGCACTGCTCATTTGCAATAGCTGGAACGAAGAGACCCCCCCTAACCCCCCCGTGAACGGAGGGGGACCGGCGGACATCATTATTGAATTGCCGGTCGGGCCGGAAGTGTTGACGGGCTCGACACGACTGAAGGCGGGGACGGCAACGAAGCTCGCGCTGAACATGATCACGACAGCGTCATGGGTGCGGATGGGGAAGTGCTACGAAAATCTGATGGTGGATTTGCGGATGGGGAGCCAGAAGCTGCAGGCTCGCGCGCGGCGGATCATGATGGAGATCACCGGCTGCGATTACGAATGGGCCGACGAGCTCTTGCGCTCGGCGGGCGGCGAGCTGAAGACCGCGCTGATGATGCACTTTCGCGGCGTGACCTCGGAACATGCGCGCGAGTGGCTCGAGGAGCATGGGGGGAAGGTGGGGAAAATGGAAGGTACGAAATAG
- a CDS encoding SRPBCC domain-containing protein, with protein MPHNLKLPVSKSKLGYTTSHVIKQPLKKVWEAVTEGQHVKKYFCDKQIGEWGPDLAPVRWWWKEYGDETMDMYPIEYKKYEKIVFVGPAMGPKYMTTMTFEFIKKGPRETIFRVHDYGYKQKDLKVAFMMCEGWTEFHTYLKAYLKFNVDTMREKKHR; from the coding sequence ATGCCACACAACCTAAAACTCCCTGTATCGAAGTCGAAGCTTGGCTATACGACTTCGCACGTGATCAAGCAGCCGCTCAAGAAAGTCTGGGAAGCGGTGACCGAAGGACAACATGTCAAGAAATATTTCTGCGATAAGCAGATCGGCGAATGGGGTCCCGACCTCGCGCCGGTGCGCTGGTGGTGGAAAGAATACGGCGACGAAACGATGGATATGTATCCGATCGAATATAAGAAGTATGAGAAAATCGTATTTGTCGGGCCGGCGATGGGGCCGAAGTATATGACGACGATGACATTTGAATTCATCAAGAAGGGTCCGCGCGAAACCATCTTCCGCGTCCACGACTACGGCTACAAGCAGAAAGACCTGAAGGTCGCGTTCATGATGTGCGAAGGCTGGACGGAATTTCACACCTACCTGAAGGCCTATCTGAAATTCAACGTGGACACGATGCGCGAGAAGAAACACAGATAA
- a CDS encoding SRPBCC domain-containing protein, with protein sequence MAKQKAPDFTLARGKIGFTVSHGMRAPLKKVWEAATQAKHLEKFFVHKVRGDFNEKFEPVFWTWPSHGEFPLYPVAYAPGKYLEFHWQLYGSKNKFSHVRFEFVEKKGVVTVTISESGWTQSGLARAFDNCQGWTEFLLGLQAYVMWKKDLRTR encoded by the coding sequence ATGGCGAAGCAGAAGGCGCCGGATTTCACGTTGGCGCGCGGGAAGATCGGGTTTACGGTGTCGCATGGGATGCGCGCTCCGCTGAAGAAGGTGTGGGAGGCGGCGACGCAGGCGAAACATCTGGAGAAGTTTTTCGTACACAAGGTACGCGGGGACTTCAACGAGAAGTTTGAGCCGGTGTTTTGGACGTGGCCGAGTCACGGCGAGTTTCCGCTTTATCCGGTGGCCTACGCACCCGGGAAGTATTTGGAGTTTCACTGGCAGCTCTACGGCTCGAAGAATAAATTTTCGCATGTGCGGTTTGAGTTTGTGGAGAAGAAGGGTGTTGTGACGGTGACGATCAGCGAGTCGGGTTGGACGCAGAGCGGATTGGCGCGCGCGTTCGACAACTGTCAGGGGTGGACGGAGTTTCTGCTGGGCTTGCAGGCTTATGTGATGTGGAAGAAAGACTTGCGGACACGCTGA
- a CDS encoding DUF2179 domain-containing protein, protein MNFFTDLIDWITRVGAGQVWVLALGIFLARIADQSFGTLRTISIFRGFKVLAALFGFVEVLIWINVVAQVIRNLDEWYLGVVYAAGFAAGSYVGMWIESRLAIGHQVVRVISRRESNLADKLWEKNYAVVELAGTTKAGEMDVLFVAEKRRNVPRLLRMIHDIDKQAFFTVEDVKQVGLTQRDPSVVWGEKVIEDVSSWVRSPIKRNKKDKR, encoded by the coding sequence ATGAACTTTTTCACGGACCTGATTGATTGGATCACGCGAGTGGGCGCGGGTCAGGTCTGGGTTCTTGCGCTGGGAATTTTTCTTGCTCGTATCGCGGACCAGAGCTTCGGGACGCTGCGCACCATTTCGATTTTTCGCGGCTTCAAGGTGCTGGCGGCGCTGTTCGGATTTGTCGAGGTTTTGATTTGGATCAACGTGGTCGCGCAGGTGATTCGCAATTTGGACGAGTGGTATCTCGGAGTTGTGTATGCGGCGGGATTCGCGGCGGGAAGTTATGTCGGGATGTGGATCGAGTCGCGGCTGGCGATAGGTCATCAGGTGGTGCGCGTGATTTCGCGGAGAGAAAGCAATCTTGCCGACAAACTTTGGGAGAAGAATTACGCGGTCGTCGAACTTGCGGGCACGACGAAGGCGGGTGAAATGGACGTGCTGTTTGTCGCGGAGAAGCGGCGCAACGTGCCGAGATTATTGCGGATGATTCATGACATAGATAAGCAGGCGTTCTTCACGGTGGAAGATGTGAAGCAGGTGGGGCTGACGCAGCGCGACCCGAGCGTCGTGTGGGGCGAGAAGGTCATCGAAGACGTGAGCAGCTGGGTGCGGAGTCCGATCAAACGGAACAAGAAGGACAAGCGTTAG
- a CDS encoding VOC family protein, which translates to MLHHVEINVSNLARSRAFWQWLLCEELGYEVYQEWPRGVSFRQGQTYLVFVQTEEKHLDKTYHRCRTGLNHMAFHGRSKSHIDDLSAKLQARGIIILYTDRHPHAGGPDSYAVFFEDPDRIKVEVVARNVDAADG; encoded by the coding sequence ATGCTGCATCACGTAGAGATAAACGTCTCAAATCTGGCCAGATCGCGTGCGTTCTGGCAATGGCTACTCTGCGAGGAATTGGGCTACGAAGTCTATCAGGAGTGGCCCCGGGGTGTGAGCTTCCGGCAGGGGCAGACGTATCTCGTGTTTGTGCAAACAGAAGAAAAACATTTAGATAAGACATATCATCGGTGCCGGACGGGGCTGAATCACATGGCCTTTCACGGCCGCTCAAAATCACATATTGATGACCTGTCCGCCAAGCTTCAGGCGCGCGGCATCATTATATTATATACGGACAGACACCCCCACGCCGGCGGCCCGGACAGCTATGCCGTGTTTTTCGAGGACCCGGACCGGATCAAGGTGGAGGTGGTAGCGAGGAATGTAGACGCTGCAGATGGATAA